In a genomic window of Streptomyces sp. NBC_01142:
- a CDS encoding 2-oxoacid:ferredoxin oxidoreductase subunit beta, with protein MTEALSLVPKAEAKQSMKDFKSDQEVRWCPGCGDYAILAAVQGFMPELGLAKENIVFVSGIGCSSRFPYYMNTYGMHSIHGRAPAIATGLASSRRDLSVWVVTGDGDALSIGGNHLIHALRRNVNLKILLFNNRIYGLTKGQYSPTSEVGKITKSTPMGSLDAPFNPVSLAIGAEASFVARTVDSDRKHLTEVLRQAADHKGTALVEIYQNCNIFNDGAFDAIKDKQQAEDAVIRLEHGQPIRFGPDGTKGVVRDTATGDLKVVPVTAANESRILVHDAHSASPTTAFALSRLADPETLHHTPIGVLRSVERPVYDAQMSDQLDAAIEQNGKGDLAALLAGNDTWTVVG; from the coding sequence ATGACTGAGGCGCTCTCGCTGGTGCCCAAGGCCGAGGCCAAGCAGTCCATGAAGGACTTCAAGTCCGATCAGGAAGTGCGCTGGTGCCCAGGCTGCGGTGACTACGCGATCCTCGCCGCCGTGCAGGGCTTCATGCCCGAGCTCGGTCTGGCGAAGGAGAACATCGTCTTCGTCTCCGGAATCGGCTGCTCTTCCCGCTTCCCGTACTACATGAACACCTACGGGATGCACTCCATCCACGGCCGCGCGCCCGCCATCGCGACCGGACTCGCCTCCTCGCGCCGCGATCTGTCCGTCTGGGTCGTCACCGGTGACGGCGACGCCCTCTCCATCGGCGGAAACCACCTGATCCACGCACTGCGCCGCAATGTGAATCTGAAGATTCTGCTCTTCAACAACCGGATCTACGGTCTCACCAAGGGCCAGTACAGCCCGACCTCCGAGGTCGGCAAGATCACCAAGTCGACGCCGATGGGTTCGCTGGACGCGCCCTTCAACCCGGTGTCGCTGGCGATCGGCGCCGAGGCGTCGTTCGTGGCCCGCACCGTCGACTCCGACCGCAAGCACCTCACCGAGGTGCTGCGCCAGGCCGCCGACCACAAGGGCACGGCGCTGGTGGAGATCTACCAGAACTGCAACATCTTCAACGACGGCGCCTTCGACGCCATCAAGGACAAGCAGCAGGCGGAGGACGCGGTCATCCGCCTCGAGCACGGGCAGCCGATCCGCTTCGGGCCGGACGGCACGAAGGGCGTCGTACGGGACACGGCGACCGGTGACCTGAAGGTCGTTCCGGTGACGGCCGCGAACGAGAGCCGGATCCTTGTCCACGACGCGCACAGCGCCAGCCCCACCACGGCCTTCGCCCTCTCCCGACTGGCGGACCCGGAGACCCTGCACCACACCCCCATCGGGGTGCTGCGCAGTGTGGAGCGGCCGGTCTACGACGCCCAGATGTCCGACCAGCTGGACGCCGCGATCGAGCAGAACGGCAAGGGCGACCTGGCCGCGCTCCTCGCGGGCAACGACACCTGGACGGTTGTCGGCTGA
- a CDS encoding M28 family metallopeptidase, giving the protein MTLSIPRRTVAVAALALAGLLGSAAPAATAGPAASAGPAAALAAPDIPLANVKAHLTQLQSIASANGGNRAHGRAGYKASLDYVKAKLDAAGFTTSVQQFTSSGATGYNLIADWPGGDPNQVLMAGAHLDSVSSGAGINDNGSGSAAVLETALAVSRAQLNPTKHLRFGWWGAEELGLVGSKYYVNNLPSAERSKFSGYLNFDMIGSPNPGYFVYDDDPAIEKTFKDFYAGLNVPTEIETEGDGRSDHASFKNVGIPVGGLFTGASRTKSAAQAQKWGGTSGQAFDRCYHSSCDNTSNINDTALDRNSDAVAHAIWTLGTEPTVPPGDAYENTADVSVPDNGTAVTSTVTVTGRTGNAPAALKAGVDIKHTWRGDLVIDLVAPDGSAYRLKNSSGNDSADNVVATYTVDASSETANGAWKLRVQDVAAQDTGYIDSWKLTF; this is encoded by the coding sequence ATGACTCTCTCCATCCCCAGACGCACCGTCGCCGTCGCCGCGCTCGCCCTGGCCGGGCTGCTCGGCTCCGCCGCACCCGCCGCGACCGCCGGGCCCGCGGCCAGTGCCGGTCCTGCGGCCGCGCTCGCCGCGCCCGACATACCGCTCGCCAACGTCAAGGCACATCTCACCCAGCTCCAGTCGATAGCCTCCGCCAACGGCGGCAACCGGGCGCACGGGCGCGCCGGCTACAAGGCTTCCCTCGACTATGTGAAGGCCAAGCTGGACGCCGCCGGATTCACCACGTCCGTACAGCAGTTCACCTCCAGCGGCGCCACCGGCTACAACCTGATCGCCGACTGGCCGGGCGGTGACCCCAACCAGGTCCTGATGGCCGGCGCGCACCTCGACTCGGTCAGCTCGGGCGCCGGGATCAACGACAACGGCTCCGGCTCCGCGGCCGTACTGGAGACCGCGCTCGCCGTCTCCCGCGCGCAGCTCAACCCCACCAAGCATCTGCGCTTCGGCTGGTGGGGCGCGGAGGAGCTGGGTCTGGTCGGGTCGAAGTACTACGTCAACAACCTGCCCTCCGCCGAGCGTTCCAAGTTCTCCGGCTATCTGAACTTCGACATGATCGGCTCGCCCAACCCCGGCTACTTCGTCTACGACGACGACCCGGCGATCGAGAAGACCTTCAAGGACTTCTACGCAGGCCTCAACGTCCCCACCGAGATCGAGACCGAGGGCGACGGCCGCTCCGACCACGCGTCGTTCAAGAACGTCGGCATACCGGTCGGCGGGCTCTTCACCGGCGCCAGCCGGACGAAGTCCGCGGCCCAGGCGCAGAAGTGGGGCGGCACCTCCGGTCAGGCCTTCGACCGCTGCTACCACTCCTCCTGCGACAACACGTCGAACATCAACGACACCGCGCTGGACCGCAACAGCGACGCGGTCGCCCACGCGATCTGGACGCTCGGCACCGAGCCCACCGTCCCGCCCGGTGACGCCTACGAGAACACCGCCGACGTCTCCGTCCCCGACAACGGCACGGCCGTCACCTCCACCGTGACCGTCACGGGCCGCACCGGCAACGCCCCGGCCGCCCTCAAGGCCGGCGTCGACATCAAGCACACCTGGCGCGGCGACCTGGTCATCGATCTGGTGGCGCCCGACGGGAGCGCGTACCGGCTGAAGAACTCCAGCGGCAACGACTCGGCCGACAACGTCGTCGCCACCTACACGGTGGACGCGTCGAGCGAGACGGCGAACGGCGCCTGGAAGCTGCGTGTCCAGGACGTGGCCGCGCAGGACACCGGCTATATCGACAGCTGGAAACTCACCTTCTGA
- a CDS encoding ABC transporter ATP-binding protein, producing the protein MTAVIETRGLTKRYRGGQLAVERLDLTVPGGSVFGFLGPNGSGKTTTIRMLMGLIEPTAGSATVLGRPMPRSVRTVLPQVGALIEGPALYGFLSGRDNLLRYDSADPSADPRTRKARVAAALDRVGLTPAAGKKAKAYSLGMKQRLGLAAALLQPRKLLVLDEPTNGLDPQGMREIRSLVRELAADGTTVFLSSHLLDEIEQVCTHAAVMAQGRLLIQGPVADLAAGARGRLAVTTPDPGDAARVLKELGITELSVEEDRVSGEMPAPDMELADINAALVQGGVRVRGFGIERASLEDAFVALTGEGFDVAS; encoded by the coding sequence ATGACAGCCGTCATCGAGACGCGCGGGCTCACCAAGCGTTACCGGGGCGGACAGTTGGCCGTGGAGCGGCTCGACCTCACGGTGCCCGGCGGCAGCGTCTTCGGCTTCCTCGGCCCCAACGGCTCGGGCAAGACCACCACCATCCGGATGCTGATGGGACTCATCGAGCCCACGGCGGGCAGCGCCACGGTCCTCGGCCGGCCGATGCCCCGCTCGGTACGCACCGTGCTGCCGCAGGTGGGCGCGCTGATCGAAGGGCCCGCGCTGTACGGGTTCCTGAGCGGCCGCGACAATCTGCTGCGGTACGACTCCGCCGACCCGAGCGCCGATCCCCGTACCCGCAAGGCGCGCGTCGCCGCCGCGCTGGACCGGGTCGGGCTGACACCGGCCGCGGGCAAGAAGGCCAAGGCGTACTCCCTGGGAATGAAGCAGCGCCTCGGGCTTGCCGCCGCGCTGCTCCAGCCGCGGAAACTGCTGGTGCTCGACGAGCCGACGAACGGCCTCGATCCGCAGGGCATGCGCGAAATCCGTTCGCTGGTACGAGAGCTGGCGGCGGACGGCACCACGGTCTTTCTCTCCTCGCATCTCCTCGACGAGATCGAGCAGGTGTGCACGCACGCCGCGGTGATGGCCCAGGGCCGGCTTCTCATCCAGGGGCCGGTCGCGGATCTCGCGGCCGGCGCGCGTGGCCGGCTGGCCGTCACCACCCCCGATCCGGGGGATGCCGCCCGTGTGCTGAAGGAGCTCGGCATCACCGAACTGAGCGTCGAGGAGGACCGCGTGAGTGGCGAAATGCCCGCCCCGGACATGGAGCTGGCGGACATCAATGCCGCACTGGTTCAGGGCGGCGTACGCGTACGGGGCTTCGGGATCGAGCGCGCCTCGCTCGAGGACGCCTTTGTCGCGCTGACGGGAGAGGGATTCGATGTCGCGAGCTGA
- the rarD gene encoding EamA family transporter RarD — protein MKSESEQRAGLLYGIGAYGMWGLVPLFWPLLKPSGAMEILAHRMVWSLAVVGIALLALKRWGWVRELIRQPRKLGLIAVAAAVITVNWGLYIWSVNTGHVVEASLGYFINPLVTIAMGVLLLKERLRPAQWAAVGIGFAAVLVLAIGYGQPPWISLTLAFSFATYGLVKKKVNIGGLESLAAETAIQFLPALGFLLWLGADGAATFGGHGTGHAALLAATGVVTAAPLVCFGAAAIRVPLSTLGLLQYLAPVSQFALGVLYFHEAMPPERWAGFALVWLALTCLTWDALRTARRTKAQAAAARLAAASRSATVPSQESETEPAQAQAATPSPAPAPAPQAGTTA, from the coding sequence GTGAAGTCGGAGAGCGAACAGCGAGCGGGCCTGCTGTACGGGATCGGCGCCTACGGGATGTGGGGCCTGGTCCCGTTGTTCTGGCCACTCCTGAAGCCGTCCGGGGCGATGGAGATCCTCGCCCACCGGATGGTCTGGTCACTGGCCGTCGTCGGTATCGCGCTGCTGGCCCTGAAGCGCTGGGGCTGGGTCCGTGAGCTGATACGCCAGCCCCGCAAGCTGGGGCTCATCGCGGTCGCCGCGGCGGTGATCACCGTCAACTGGGGCCTCTACATCTGGTCCGTCAACACCGGCCATGTGGTGGAGGCGTCCCTCGGCTACTTCATCAACCCGCTGGTCACCATCGCCATGGGCGTGCTCCTGCTGAAGGAGCGGCTGCGCCCGGCGCAGTGGGCCGCGGTCGGCATCGGCTTCGCCGCGGTGCTGGTGCTGGCGATCGGCTACGGACAGCCGCCCTGGATCTCGCTCACCCTCGCCTTCTCCTTCGCCACGTACGGCCTGGTCAAGAAGAAGGTCAACATCGGCGGTCTGGAGTCCCTCGCCGCCGAGACCGCGATCCAGTTCCTGCCGGCGCTCGGCTTTCTGCTGTGGCTGGGCGCGGACGGGGCGGCCACCTTCGGCGGGCACGGAACGGGCCATGCGGCGCTGCTCGCCGCCACGGGTGTGGTGACGGCCGCGCCGCTGGTCTGCTTCGGCGCGGCGGCGATCCGGGTGCCGCTCTCCACGCTGGGGCTGCTGCAGTATCTGGCGCCGGTCTCCCAGTTCGCGCTGGGTGTCCTGTACTTCCACGAGGCGATGCCTCCGGAGCGGTGGGCGGGCTTCGCCCTCGTGTGGCTGGCGCTGACCTGTCTGACGTGGGACGCGCTGCGTACGGCACGGCGTACGAAGGCGCAGGCGGCTGCCGCACGGCTGGCCGCCGCGTCCCGCTCCGCGACGGTCCCTTCGCAGGAATCGGAAACAGAGCCCGCCCAGGCCCAGGCCGCCACGCCGTCTCCCGCTCCCGCTCCCGCTCCTCAAGCGGGGACGACGGCCTGA
- a CDS encoding SRPBCC domain-containing protein produces MTTGLTQDAGWEIGVSKTLPLPASAVWEFIASPEGVVLWLGEGARLPTVKGESYETRDGVTGEVRSYRPGDRVRLTYGTSTVQVAVSAAKDKSVLRFHQEHLADAAERERQRAHWKAVMAEVVDALGVA; encoded by the coding sequence ATGACGACAGGCCTGACTCAGGACGCGGGCTGGGAGATCGGTGTCTCCAAGACGCTGCCCCTCCCGGCGTCCGCCGTCTGGGAATTCATCGCGAGCCCCGAGGGTGTCGTGCTCTGGCTCGGTGAGGGTGCTCGACTGCCCACCGTGAAGGGGGAGTCGTACGAGACCCGGGACGGGGTCACCGGCGAGGTGCGCAGTTACCGGCCCGGTGACCGCGTCCGGCTGACGTACGGAACGAGCACCGTGCAGGTCGCGGTCTCGGCCGCCAAGGACAAGAGCGTGCTCCGCTTCCACCAGGAGCATCTGGCCGACGCCGCGGAGCGCGAGCGGCAGCGGGCGCACTGGAAGGCCGTGATGGCCGAGGTCGTGGACGCCCTCGGAGTGGCGTGA
- a CDS encoding SDR family oxidoreductase: MSIVVTGATGSLGRLVIDELLATVPAEQIAAVVRSKEKATDLAARGVELRTADYNEPETLAGAFRAGDRVLLISGSEVGRRVSQHTAVIEAAKEAGVAQLAYTGVLGGPDADFALAAEHKVTERVILDSGLPYTFLRNGWYTENYTEHLAPVLEHSAVVASAGEGRIASAARADYAAAAAAALTGEGHLGKAYELSGDVAWSFTEYAAELSRQTGRTIAYNNVPAEVHLGILTGAGVPQPFAEILVDVDAAVVRGLLAGTTGDLARLTGRPTTPLADSVAAALATTATAVTVATTPTAADA, translated from the coding sequence ATGAGTATCGTCGTTACCGGAGCCACTGGATCGCTCGGCCGTCTCGTCATCGACGAGCTGCTCGCCACGGTCCCGGCCGAACAGATCGCCGCTGTCGTCCGCAGCAAGGAGAAGGCCACAGACCTCGCGGCCCGCGGCGTCGAGCTGCGCACGGCCGACTACAACGAGCCCGAGACCCTGGCCGGGGCCTTCCGCGCCGGTGACCGTGTCCTGCTGATCTCCGGCAGCGAGGTCGGCCGACGCGTGTCGCAGCACACCGCCGTGATCGAGGCGGCGAAGGAGGCGGGCGTCGCCCAGCTGGCGTACACGGGTGTGCTCGGCGGACCCGACGCCGACTTCGCGTTGGCCGCCGAGCACAAGGTCACCGAGCGGGTCATCCTCGACTCCGGGCTGCCGTACACCTTCCTGCGCAACGGCTGGTACACGGAGAACTACACGGAGCACCTCGCTCCCGTCCTCGAGCACTCCGCCGTCGTCGCGAGCGCCGGCGAGGGCCGGATCGCCTCGGCCGCCCGCGCCGACTACGCCGCCGCCGCGGCCGCCGCGCTGACCGGTGAGGGCCACCTGGGGAAGGCGTACGAGCTGAGCGGCGACGTCGCCTGGAGCTTTACGGAGTACGCCGCCGAGCTGTCCCGGCAGACCGGCCGGACGATCGCGTACAACAACGTCCCGGCCGAGGTCCACCTGGGCATCCTGACGGGCGCGGGTGTGCCGCAGCCGTTCGCCGAGATCCTCGTCGACGTCGACGCGGCCGTCGTGCGGGGACTGCTGGCCGGCACGACGGGCGATCTGGCCAGGCTGACCGGCCGCCCCACCACCCCGCTCGCCGACTCCGTCGCCGCGGCGCTCGCCACCACTGCCACCGCTGTCACCGTTGCCACTACTCCTACGGCTGCCGACGCCTGA
- a CDS encoding DUF397 domain-containing protein: protein MNNCPEVAINVPGIVALRDSKRPDTIVTMTAADWAMLTDAVKAGEFDLSA from the coding sequence GTGAACAACTGCCCGGAGGTGGCTATCAACGTGCCCGGCATCGTCGCGTTGCGCGACAGCAAGCGACCGGACACCATCGTCACCATGACGGCTGCCGACTGGGCCATGCTCACCGACGCCGTGAAGGCAGGAGAGTTCGACCTGAGCGCCTGA
- a CDS encoding ABC transporter permease → MSRADVADGVADGVADSVADGVADAVGAEARRPSPLWTLGLFRSELAITFRRWRTLALLGVLAAVPVLIGIAVKIETSDGGSVGGGGGGGGPAFITQITNNGLFLVFAGLAATLPVFLPMAIGVVAGDAIAGESNSGTLRYLLVAPAGRTRLLLAKYAATCAFCLAATLVVAVSALAVGALFFPLGDVTTISGTTISFGEGLGRAVLVAVVVATSLIGIAALGLFVSTLTSSGVAAMATTVGLLITVQILDTIPQLHAIQPYLFPHYWLSFADLLREPVYWDEVLKNLGLQAVYAAVFGSAAWARFTAKDITA, encoded by the coding sequence ATGTCGCGAGCTGACGTGGCCGACGGCGTGGCCGACGGCGTGGCCGACAGCGTGGCCGACGGGGTGGCCGATGCTGTGGGCGCTGAGGCCCGCAGGCCAAGCCCCTTGTGGACGCTCGGACTCTTCCGCTCCGAGCTGGCCATCACCTTCCGCCGCTGGCGCACGCTCGCCCTGCTGGGTGTGCTGGCCGCCGTCCCCGTACTGATCGGCATCGCCGTGAAGATCGAGACGAGCGACGGCGGGTCGGTCGGCGGTGGTGGTGGCGGTGGGGGACCCGCCTTCATCACGCAGATCACCAACAACGGTCTCTTCCTGGTCTTCGCCGGGCTCGCCGCGACCCTGCCGGTCTTCCTCCCGATGGCGATCGGTGTCGTCGCGGGCGACGCGATCGCGGGCGAGTCGAACTCCGGCACTCTGCGCTATCTGCTGGTCGCCCCGGCCGGACGCACCCGGCTGCTGCTCGCCAAGTACGCCGCCACCTGCGCCTTCTGCCTGGCCGCGACCCTGGTGGTGGCGGTGTCCGCGCTCGCCGTCGGTGCGCTGTTCTTTCCGCTCGGCGACGTCACGACGATCTCGGGCACCACGATCTCGTTCGGGGAGGGACTCGGGCGGGCCGTGCTCGTCGCGGTGGTCGTCGCGACCTCACTGATCGGCATCGCGGCGCTCGGCCTGTTCGTCTCCACCCTCACCAGCAGCGGCGTCGCGGCGATGGCGACGACCGTCGGCCTGCTGATCACCGTGCAGATCCTGGACACGATTCCGCAGCTGCACGCGATCCAGCCGTACCTCTTCCCGCACTACTGGCTGTCCTTCGCGGATCTGCTGCGGGAGCCGGTCTACTGGGACGAGGTGCTGAAGAACCTCGGTCTGCAGGCGGTGTACGCGGCGGTGTTCGGGTCGGCGGCGTGGGCGCGCTTCACGGCGAAGGACATCACGGCGTAA
- a CDS encoding helix-turn-helix domain-containing protein yields the protein MAVSRNPDVDHSSPDVNRTMCPSRLILEHVTSRWGVLVLAALLERSYRFSELRREVGGVSEKMLAQTLQTLERDGFVHRDAKPVIPPRVDYSLTLLGKEAAEQVWGLARWTERRTGEVLAARAVYDEARAS from the coding sequence ATGGCCGTAAGCAGGAATCCCGACGTCGATCACAGCAGTCCCGACGTCAACCGGACGATGTGCCCCTCCCGTCTGATCCTCGAGCACGTCACCAGCCGCTGGGGTGTGCTCGTTCTCGCCGCCCTGCTGGAGCGCTCGTACCGCTTCAGTGAGCTGCGCCGCGAGGTCGGCGGGGTCAGCGAGAAGATGCTCGCCCAGACCCTCCAGACGCTGGAGCGCGACGGTTTTGTGCACCGCGACGCCAAGCCGGTGATCCCGCCGCGCGTCGACTACTCCCTGACCCTGCTCGGCAAAGAGGCCGCCGAGCAGGTGTGGGGACTGGCCCGCTGGACCGAACGGCGGACCGGGGAAGTGCTGGCCGCCCGCGCGGTGTACGACGAAGCCCGGGCCTCCTGA
- a CDS encoding DUF6401 family natural product biosynthesis protein, with the protein MDISPASGPSGCPLAGVAAAYMPRLSEFSFEPGLVAAVDQHAAAVRDALVPRPRQAKPRFWSRGGTGAGARSGAGSRADSPAGVLRREDLADYVLGFTDWLSQSNWSEPVGHDFATLRLTAVCWLIREHDLLAP; encoded by the coding sequence ATGGACATTTCGCCGGCCAGTGGGCCGTCCGGCTGCCCGCTGGCCGGGGTGGCCGCCGCCTATATGCCCCGGCTCTCGGAGTTCTCCTTCGAGCCGGGGCTTGTCGCGGCCGTCGACCAGCATGCGGCGGCGGTGCGCGATGCCCTCGTGCCGCGGCCCCGGCAGGCGAAGCCCCGGTTCTGGTCCCGGGGCGGGACCGGTGCCGGTGCCCGTTCCGGTGCCGGATCGAGGGCCGATTCCCCTGCCGGGGTCCTACGGCGTGAGGACCTTGCCGACTACGTGCTCGGCTTCACCGACTGGCTGTCCCAGAGCAACTGGTCGGAGCCGGTCGGCCACGACTTCGCGACGCTGCGGCTCACCGCGGTCTGCTGGCTGATCCGCGAGCACGATCTGCTCGCGCCCTGA
- a CDS encoding sigma-E factor regulatory protein RseB domain-containing protein — MAPNDNAQTTEEAKDLAAGRRKAARYVVPLAVAGVAAATIGLVPALAASGDPDLPKISAQELIEKMAASDTQQLSGTVKISTDLGLPSLDGLAGLGGGSGGGSFGPKGEEGDREGSSAAPDGKLMGLVSGTHTLRVAADGPDKQKVSILEDAAEYSMIHNGDEVWAYDSASNEAYHAKEDGAGKQERKAPQDIPTTPKELAEEALKAAGDTTSVTVGGTAQVAGRDAYQLVIKPKQDGSTVGSIKVAVDSETGVPLKFTLTPSSGGKAVIDAGFTKVDFSRPAASTFDFTPPKGAKVTEADELEQREKGAKHEEEFKGLEDFHGLNVIGEGWTSIAKIEAPGGESVTPPKDGDVPPEAKQFLDSFGDKVEGKFGSGTVFKTRLVNALMTDDGTVYVGAVTEDALVKAANESK; from the coding sequence ATGGCACCGAACGACAACGCACAGACCACCGAAGAGGCCAAGGACCTCGCGGCGGGCCGCCGTAAGGCCGCCCGCTACGTCGTCCCCCTCGCGGTGGCCGGCGTGGCGGCGGCGACCATCGGGCTCGTCCCGGCGCTCGCTGCTTCCGGTGACCCCGATCTGCCGAAGATCAGCGCGCAGGAACTCATCGAGAAGATGGCCGCGTCGGACACCCAGCAGCTCTCCGGCACGGTGAAGATCAGTACGGATCTCGGCCTCCCGTCCCTGGACGGCCTGGCCGGACTGGGCGGAGGGAGCGGAGGCGGCTCCTTCGGCCCCAAGGGCGAGGAAGGGGACCGGGAGGGCTCTTCCGCCGCCCCCGACGGCAAGCTGATGGGGCTGGTCTCCGGCACGCACACGCTGCGGGTCGCGGCCGACGGCCCCGACAAGCAGAAGGTGTCCATCCTGGAGGACGCCGCCGAGTACAGCATGATCCACAACGGTGACGAGGTCTGGGCGTACGACAGCGCCTCGAACGAGGCCTATCACGCCAAGGAGGACGGGGCGGGGAAGCAGGAGCGCAAGGCTCCCCAGGACATCCCGACCACGCCCAAGGAGCTGGCCGAAGAGGCGCTGAAGGCCGCGGGCGACACCACCTCGGTGACCGTCGGCGGTACGGCGCAGGTGGCCGGCCGCGATGCGTATCAGCTGGTCATCAAGCCCAAGCAGGATGGCTCGACGGTCGGCTCGATCAAGGTCGCGGTGGACTCCGAGACCGGCGTGCCGCTGAAGTTCACGCTCACCCCGAGCAGCGGCGGCAAGGCCGTGATCGACGCGGGCTTCACCAAGGTCGACTTCTCCAGGCCGGCTGCCTCCACCTTCGACTTCACCCCGCCCAAGGGGGCGAAGGTGACCGAGGCCGACGAGCTGGAGCAGCGGGAGAAGGGCGCGAAGCACGAGGAGGAGTTCAAGGGCCTCGAGGACTTCCACGGTCTGAACGTCATCGGTGAGGGCTGGACCTCCATCGCCAAGATCGAGGCCCCGGGCGGCGAAAGCGTCACCCCGCCGAAGGACGGCGACGTCCCGCCGGAGGCCAAGCAGTTCCTGGACTCCTTCGGCGACAAGGTCGAGGGGAAGTTCGGCTCGGGCACGGTCTTCAAGACGCGCCTGGTCAACGCCCTGATGACGGATGACGGCACGGTCTACGTCGGCGCCGTGACCGAGGACGCGCTCGTGAAGGCCGCGAACGAGTCCAAGTAA